One region of Pyramidobacter sp. YE332 genomic DNA includes:
- the miaA gene encoding tRNA (adenosine(37)-N6)-dimethylallyltransferase MiaA, protein MSGAKKTPIVAVIGPTAVGKTAMSLGLARALNAEVISVDSRQVYRYMDVGTDKISREVRREIPHHLIDVADPDQVYTASDFTAQAADCVRRIMARGRAPLFVGGTPFYYQALFSRLLSIDVPTDEKLRAELFALEADELYERLRNCDPESAVRLHPNDKFRVSRALEIFLTSGRPASDWYARERPAESPYDVLYLGLFKPRDLLVGGIERRVRQQFSSGYPEEVKWLLDHGYSPDLPSMQGFGYRELVLFHQGRMTLEEAIRGDVIATRQFAKRQMTWFKKFAPAVWCDLSQKTPAENGQWLLDQARKHLDEALR, encoded by the coding sequence GTGAGCGGCGCGAAAAAAACGCCCATCGTCGCGGTGATCGGCCCGACGGCCGTCGGCAAGACGGCCATGAGCCTCGGTCTCGCCCGCGCGCTGAACGCCGAGGTGATCTCGGTGGACTCCCGCCAGGTCTATCGCTACATGGATGTGGGCACGGACAAGATCTCCCGCGAAGTGCGCCGGGAGATTCCGCACCATCTCATCGACGTAGCCGATCCCGATCAGGTCTACACGGCGTCCGATTTTACCGCTCAGGCGGCGGACTGCGTCAGGCGGATCATGGCGCGGGGGCGGGCGCCGCTTTTCGTCGGCGGCACGCCGTTCTATTATCAGGCGCTCTTCAGCCGGCTGCTGTCCATCGACGTGCCCACGGACGAAAAACTGCGCGCCGAACTTTTTGCTCTCGAAGCGGACGAACTGTACGAGCGGCTGAGGAATTGCGACCCCGAAAGCGCCGTCAGACTCCATCCCAACGATAAATTCCGCGTCTCCCGGGCGCTGGAGATCTTTCTCACGTCCGGCCGTCCGGCTTCCGACTGGTACGCCCGCGAGCGCCCGGCCGAATCGCCTTACGACGTGCTCTATCTGGGCCTGTTCAAGCCGCGCGATCTCCTCGTCGGCGGCATCGAACGGCGCGTGCGCCAACAGTTCTCTTCGGGCTACCCCGAGGAAGTGAAGTGGCTGCTCGACCACGGCTATTCCCCCGATCTCCCGTCGATGCAGGGCTTCGGCTATAGGGAACTGGTCCTGTTCCATCAGGGGCGGATGACTTTGGAAGAAGCGATCCGGGGCGATGTGATCGCCACGCGGCAGTTCGCCAAAAGGCAGATGACCTGGTTCAAAAAATTCGCGCCGGCCGTCTGGTGCGACCTGTCGCAGAAGACGCCGGCGGAAAACGGACAATGGCTGCTCGACCAGGCCAGAAAACACCTTGACGAGGCCTTGCGATGA
- the ispH gene encoding 4-hydroxy-3-methylbut-2-enyl diphosphate reductase — protein sequence MKVLVAVPTGWCFGVKRAIECVEKALAQATPVYAIGSPIHSPQEVERLQKMGLRVVQSDAEIPAGATAFVRAHGIAPDILENLRQKNVSVIDGTCPFVRAAQNHARELSEAGYHVLILGNEKHPEIIGMRGYVRGPSTVISTIPSLFSSTIFKSSAKIHKLGLVSQTTQEESLLAEAAKAALGVADELRIYNTICRATIERQQAVRRLASQVDGMIVIGGYDSANTGKLCRIARDSNCDAVWIEHAGQLDRRWVLEKRVIGIAAGASTPDWLIEQLHNAIHNIAGRQGDVRNE from the coding sequence ATGAAAGTGCTCGTCGCGGTGCCGACAGGATGGTGCTTCGGCGTCAAGCGGGCGATCGAATGCGTGGAAAAAGCGTTGGCGCAGGCGACGCCGGTCTATGCGATCGGCAGCCCGATCCACAGTCCGCAGGAGGTCGAGCGTCTGCAAAAGATGGGACTGCGCGTCGTCCAGTCGGATGCGGAGATCCCCGCCGGCGCGACGGCGTTCGTCCGCGCGCACGGGATCGCTCCCGACATTCTGGAAAATTTGAGGCAGAAGAACGTCAGCGTCATCGACGGCACGTGCCCCTTCGTGCGCGCGGCGCAGAACCACGCGCGGGAATTGTCCGAGGCCGGCTATCACGTTCTGATCCTCGGAAACGAGAAACACCCCGAGATCATCGGCATGCGGGGATATGTCCGCGGACCTTCGACGGTGATTTCGACGATTCCGTCACTTTTTTCCTCGACAATATTCAAATCGTCTGCTAAAATCCATAAATTGGGATTGGTATCTCAAACGACACAGGAAGAAAGTCTCCTCGCCGAAGCGGCCAAGGCGGCCCTCGGCGTGGCCGACGAGCTCAGGATCTACAACACCATCTGCCGTGCCACGATCGAACGCCAGCAGGCCGTGAGACGGTTGGCGTCTCAGGTCGACGGCATGATCGTTATCGGCGGATATGACAGCGCCAATACCGGCAAGTTATGTCGTATCGCGCGCGATTCGAACTGCGACGCAGTGTGGATCGAGCACGCCGGTCAGCTTGACAGGAGGTGGGTGCTGGAGAAACGGGTTATTGGTATTGCGGCCGGGGCGAGTACGCCTGACTGGCTTATCGAACAACTACATAACGCGATTCATAACATCGCAGGACGTCAGGGGGATGTCAGGAATGAGTGA